A genomic segment from Elusimicrobiota bacterium encodes:
- a CDS encoding PorV/PorQ family protein, producing MKRFLSVFICVNLWFLICVNLCLAKGLGTTGAQFLKVGMGARPLAMAGAFSAVADDVNSIYYNPASLTRTETGKNEVSATYLKYFEDVNAGFLGYAGCAREKHYVGVGLTYLQVDNIEKRDVSETKLGDFGATDMALFFSYARKDIAQKLLEGVSVGGGLKIINSQIENERAFTVALDLSAYYPADDKLAFALNIQNIGPGVKYIDESDPLPLNIKVGAAYKALKDLTVACDLDEYIVDTKLYASIGAEYWIREDILALRSGYRFGYDTSSLGSVVGLGAGAGFRIWGFSIDYAFVPFGDLGDTHRISFGTKF from the coding sequence ATGAAAAGGTTTTTATCTGTGTTTATCTGTGTTAATCTGTGGTTTCTTATCTGTGTTAATCTGTGTCTTGCAAAGGGTTTAGGCACAACCGGTGCACAATTTCTGAAAGTAGGTATGGGTGCAAGACCGCTTGCTATGGCAGGTGCGTTTTCTGCGGTTGCAGACGATGTTAACTCAATCTACTACAACCCTGCATCGTTAACCCGTACAGAAACAGGGAAAAACGAGGTTTCTGCAACTTACCTGAAGTATTTTGAAGATGTTAATGCCGGCTTCCTCGGCTATGCCGGCTGTGCCCGTGAAAAACATTATGTTGGTGTGGGACTGACTTATCTGCAAGTAGATAATATAGAAAAACGCGATGTAAGTGAAACAAAACTCGGCGACTTTGGTGCAACAGATATGGCACTGTTTTTCAGTTATGCAAGAAAAGATATTGCACAAAAATTGTTAGAAGGTGTATCAGTTGGTGGTGGGCTAAAAATTATCAATAGCCAGATAGAAAATGAACGAGCATTCACAGTCGCACTGGATTTGTCCGCATATTATCCTGCTGATGACAAACTCGCATTTGCACTAAATATCCAGAACATAGGTCCTGGTGTGAAATATATTGATGAAAGCGACCCGCTACCGCTAAATATAAAAGTTGGTGCAGCTTACAAAGCGCTTAAGGACTTAACAGTTGCGTGTGATTTAGATGAGTATATTGTTGATACTAAACTATATGCTTCTATAGGAGCAGAGTACTGGATAAGAGAAGATATACTAGCACTCCGCAGTGGCTACCGGTTCGGATACGATACCTCGTCATTAGGCAGTGTAGTCGGGCTCGGTGCTGGTGCTGGCTTCCGTATCTGGGGCTTCTCAATTGATTATGCATTTGTGCCTTTCGGCGATTTGGGCGATACCCACCGCATTTCATTTGGCACAAAGTTTTAG